A genomic window from Sebastes fasciatus isolate fSebFas1 chromosome 7, fSebFas1.pri, whole genome shotgun sequence includes:
- the hspa13 gene encoding heat shock 70 kDa protein 13 produces the protein MSGEISMIGSVILALFLAGYLGQQYLPPPKPKVIGLDLGTTFCSVGVFHPGSGEVEVIADEEGRKSIPSAVSFTTTEVLAGHEAVELADSNPQNTIYDAKRFIGKIFEPEVLEQESARYPFKVINNNGSAEFEISTNHTFTVSPEFIGSRLLLKMRKMAERQLDMPIQKAVISVPAEFDERQRNYTIRAANLAGLEILRVINEPTAAAMAYGLHKVDVFNVLVVDLGGGTLDVSLLNKQGGMFLTRAMAGNNKLGGQDFSQRLLQYTIERAEQEFGVPPTLKEDIHRLRQAVEAAKLNLTLQPSATIRVPLHLHIHESADGSAPTPVLLQAVITRELFEELNEDLFQKILAPVKTVLAEGRLEKEEVDEIVLVGGSTRIPRIRRLISEYFGKEPNTSVDPDLAVVTGVAIQAGIMGGSWPLQVSAIEIPNRHLRKTNFI, from the exons ATGTCTGGAGAAATTTCTATGATTG GTTCTGTGATCCTGGCCCTGTTCCTGGCTGGCTACCTGGGCCAGCAGTACCTACCGCCCCCCAAACCCAAAGTGATCGGCCTGGATCTGGGCACCACCTTCTGCTCTGTCGGCGTCTTCCATCCAGGCAGCGGGGAGGTGGAGGTGATAGCTGATGAGGAGGGCAGGAAGAGCATCCCCAGCGCCGTCTCGTTCACCACCACCGAGGTGCTGGCTGGACATGAAGCCGTGGAGCTGGCCGACAGCAACCCTCAAAACACCATCTACGATGCCAAGAGGTTCATCGGGAAGATATTTGAGCCTGAAGTCCTGGAGCAGGAGAGTGCTCGGTACCCGTTTAAG GTGATTAACAACAACGGAAGTGCAGAGTTTGAGATCTCCACCAACCATACCTTCACTGTGAGCCCGGAGTTCATCGGCTCCAGGCTGCTGTTGAAGATGAGGAAGATGGCCGAGCGGCAGCTTGACATGCCCATCCAGAAAGCTGTCATCTCGGTGCCCGCAGAGTTTGACGAGAGACAGAGGAACTACACTATCAGGGCCGCCAATCTCGCCG GCCTGGAGATCCTGCGTGTGATCAACGAGCCCACGGCTGCAGCCATGGCGTACGGCCTGCACAAGGTGGACGTGTTCAACGTGCTGGTGGTCGACCTCGGAGGAGGAACCCTGGATGTCTCTCTGCTCAACAAGCAGGGAGGCATGTTCCTTACCAGAGCCATGGCAG GAAACAACAAGCTGGGAGGTCAAGACTTCAGCCAGAGGCTGCTCCAGTACACCATAGAGCGAGCCGAGCAGGAGTTTGGCGTCCCCCCCACCCTCAAAGAGGACATCCACCGTCTCCGACAGGCTGTGGAAGCCGCCAAGCTCAACCTCACCCTACAGCCCAGCGCCACCATCAGGGTGCCGCTGCACCTTCACATTCACGAGTCAGCCGACGGCTCCGCTCCCACTCCGGTTCTCCTCCAGGCTGTGATCACCCGCGAGCTGTTCGAGGAGCTCAACGAGGACCTTTTCCAGAAGATCCTGGCCCCCGTTAAGACCGTGTTAGCCGAGGGCCGCCTGGAGAAGGAGGAAGTGGATGAGATCGTTCTGGTCGGAGGCTCCACCAGGATACCTCGGATAAGGAGGCTGATCAGCGAGTACTTTGGGAAGGAGCCCAACACTTCGGTAGACCCGGACCTGGCTGTGGTAACAGGTGTAGCCATCCAGGCGGGCATCATGGGCGGCTCCTGGCCTCTACAAGTGAGCGCTATAGAAATCCCCAACAGACACCTGCGCAAGACGAACTTCATCTAA